The genomic DNA TTCTTGAGTGAAACCAGAGCTACAGCTTCATTATCACTGCCTTTAACGTTAGTAGTAAAAAAGGCTTTTACTGGGTGAAAATGTCAGcattattttgcatttaaagCAGAAAAGTGGAACAACATCACAGTACAGTGAGAGTTATGCCCATATTGTGATATACGTGGAAATGGTCACCACGTAAAattattccgacaccacatgaatgcaacaCAAATGCCCCGTGATTCAGATCCGCTCCaaaattaaatgtgtttttctttggcttttttgctacacccttccaccaagtttcataaaACCGTGCCAGTAGTTTTTacataatcctgctgacaaacaaacaaaccaacaaacggACAAACCGCACCGAAACCTCCATGGGTGGATGTAATGAAAACACAGCAGAAATAAAGTAAATTATTAAACTAAGAAAATACATGTAAAGATAGAACTGGTTCATGTGTTTGGTTGCACTATTGTTGATCTGTGTCTCATAAGGATATGTGTAAACTGTTTTCAGTCTGCCCTCTTTGCTGCTCTTTCATTCTGCCCAGCTTTCTGATCTTGGCAAATAGGAGCTCTCTGAACTTGTCACCCATGAGGAAGTAGAAGACAGGGCCGATGACACTGTGCAAATAGGCCCACGGTCGGGTCAGAATGTACAGGCCCTGTATGTACATCTTTGTACAAAGCCCTGCCCAGGCCTCATTAGATGCTATTCTGACATTTCGCAGCACATGGAATGGAGTGTAGAGAACCACAAAAAGTACTGCAGCCATTACAACAACCCTCAAAGGCCGCTTGTATGATGTTGTCCTGTTCTGGACAGCCCTTTCCTGGACACGGAGCAGATGTGCAATTTGGTAGGAGAAACCACAAAGTCCAAGCACAGGGAGAAGGTAACCAATCAGGGTTAGTCCCAGGCTGTAGCCCAATGTATTGATGTTTCCTTCCAAGCTGGCAAAATCCCTGCAGCGACTCCAGTTTCCACCCTGGAGGTCATCAATCATTAGTGATATCATTGGAGCAACTTCCACATTGACAGCTAGCCAGCTCAGCCCTGTTACGGTCAAGGCTGATTGTGGTCTCAGCAGGTAGTGGTTCCGTGTTGGATATCTTATGAGCAGGAAGCGGTCCATGCTTAGCAAAACCATAAACAGGATGGAAGAGTAAAGATTTACATGCAAAACATAGCGGTTGATAATGCAAGCATAGGGACTGGTTTCTGATTGGTCGTTCGCATAGAGGTATGCGAGACGTGGCAGTGTGCAGAGGAAAATTAGGTCGGAGACTGCCAGGCTGAAGAGGTAAATGTTGCAGCTCTGCCACTGCTGCAAACAAAATATGTAACCAAGTACAACCACAAAGTTGCCAGGAAAACCAATGCAGAACTCGATGCCATAAGACGGTGACAGGAAGTACCGCAAGAGCATGTCAGGGATCTTTGTACAAGGTGGCACCTGGAGAGAAGACGGGAGTGGAGGACAGAACAGAACAAAAGAGGACAAAATAGAGAATGAAGAATAGAGGAATAGAGAGGGGCACAGAAGGGAAGTAAGAGGGAAAGgagagaaaatgaaacaaacgtGAGTAATAATAGAAACAGAGTTCTATGACTTGGAATTGTGACAATTTTCAAGATTCAATAGGAAGAATTTTTAGGTTCAGAGGCTAACACATTCAGCACAACATCAATATTGTATGTGTTAGTATAAGACTTACCATGCTGTAGTTGCTGGTAGCCTGGGTATAGAGTGCGGCCATGAGCAGGTGCAGCCACGACAGTATCTGTACACTGGAAACAGTAAACACTGTGCTCTGGTGGTTCTGGTGCCTCTTATATGACATGgctgagaaaacacacactttgAGTGTCATTTGCATAAAAGATGATACAAACCACAGAAAACTTCCTAGCAGACTTGATAGGTTACCAATTAGGTTATTAGTAAAAACTATCCACCCACGCTTTGCCTAGTTAACtatttgatttaatttgatttgattggcTGGCGTTTGTGTTAAATGTCTGataaacatttttacttttcaaccaaatttaaCCTGTGATCTGCTGTTCCAACAGTTATTTCAatcttttgtatttgttttagaaaaaaaagctcATGGTTTCATGTATTCTCTATTTcagatttgtatttttttatgtatttcatcCAATTACAATGCAATAACTGTAGCATAATTACAAGTTCTAACAGCAGTGGCATAGCAACAAGTAGaaacatattttgtatttatctgGGTCCATCCATGTGTTTACTGTCAGTGAAAAAGCATTGCGTTCAGTGATTGTGGCATTGCAAGAGTGAAACACATAAATCAACAAGCAGATAAGTCAATATTTATCGTTTTTAATCAGAATGAGCTGGTGCAGGATGGAGCTGTACGGCTAATAACTGATTTCTTCATGAAGCCTCATCCACTTAAAGTGTTCCGACAACACCATCTAAAATGTTGGTCCAAAGTAAGTTAAGCTGCAAGTCTTAATTTGCTGTGAGGAAAGCGATGATTTTTAAAGCAACCAATAGAACCTCCATCTATGCACTTAGACACACACTATCTTTGTTTTTACTTCACTGAGGACAGACTTTGATGTAAACCCTTTTATATTTCTTCACAGAATAGGCTTAGTTTACACTTTACAGTATGTGCTATATGTGTACAAACAGCAATTTGAAGGTaaaatgtgaatgtga from Perca fluviatilis chromosome 2, GENO_Pfluv_1.0, whole genome shotgun sequence includes the following:
- the LOC120551620 gene encoding succinate receptor 1-like, which codes for MSYKRHQNHQSTVFTVSSVQILSWLHLLMAALYTQATSNYSMNSVSIITHVCFIFSPFPLTSLLCPSLFLYSSFSILSSFVLFCPPLPSSLQVPPCTKIPDMLLRYFLSPSYGIEFCIGFPGNFVVVLGYIFCLQQWQSCNIYLFSLAVSDLIFLCTLPRLAYLYANDQSETSPYACIINRYVLHVNLYSSILFMVLLSMDRFLLIRYPTRNHYLLRPQSALTVTGLSWLAVNVEVAPMISLMIDDLQGGNWSRCRDFASLEGNINTLGYSLGLTLIGYLLPVLGLCGFSYQIAHLLRVQERAVQNRTTSYKRPLRVVVMAAVLFVVLYTPFHVLRNVRIASNEAWAGLCTKMYIQGLYILTRPWAYLHSVIGPVFYFLMGDKFRELLFAKIRKLGRMKEQQRGQTENSLHISL